In Rubrivirga marina, the following are encoded in one genomic region:
- a CDS encoding class I SAM-dependent methyltransferase: MQVLDSVRALPADVPDQGFPCRSCGTPLRYSMVDLGSSPPCQNVVRPEELMQGETYYPLHAFVCHECSLVQIDEVVPPEAIFEGEYAYFSSYSDSWVAHAERYVAAVAERFGLGTDSLMVEVASNDGYLLQHAVARGIPCLGVEPAANVAEAARAKGVPTRVAFFGEDEARAMRAEGLRADVIAANNVLAHTPHLNSFVAGLAVLLADAGVVTAEFPHLVRLVDHNQFDTIYHEHFSYLSFTAVERVFERHGLVLFDVEELPTHGGSLRIYARHAADASKPLTARAIELRAREQAWGVDDLATYARFAEQVRETKRGLLDFLIRARRDGKTVVGYGAPGKGNTLLNYCGIRTDLLDYTVDRNPYKQGTYTPGARIPVHAPERIFETRPDYVLILPWNLRDEISAQMAGIREWGGQFVVPIPEIEVF, translated from the coding sequence ATGCAAGTCCTCGACTCCGTCCGTGCGCTCCCCGCCGACGTCCCCGACCAGGGCTTCCCGTGCCGCTCGTGCGGGACGCCGCTCCGCTATTCGATGGTCGACCTCGGGTCGAGCCCGCCGTGCCAGAATGTGGTGCGGCCCGAGGAGCTGATGCAGGGCGAGACGTACTACCCGCTCCACGCCTTCGTTTGCCACGAGTGCTCGCTCGTGCAGATCGACGAGGTCGTTCCGCCAGAGGCCATCTTCGAGGGGGAGTACGCCTACTTCTCGTCGTACTCCGACTCGTGGGTCGCCCACGCCGAGCGCTACGTCGCGGCCGTCGCCGAGCGGTTCGGGCTAGGGACGGACTCGCTGATGGTCGAGGTCGCGTCGAACGACGGGTACCTCCTCCAGCACGCCGTGGCGCGGGGCATCCCGTGCCTCGGCGTCGAGCCGGCCGCCAACGTCGCCGAGGCGGCCCGGGCCAAGGGCGTGCCCACCCGCGTGGCCTTCTTCGGGGAGGACGAGGCCCGGGCCATGCGCGCCGAGGGGCTCCGCGCCGACGTCATCGCGGCCAACAACGTGCTCGCGCACACGCCCCACCTCAACAGCTTCGTCGCCGGCCTCGCGGTGCTCCTGGCTGACGCGGGCGTCGTCACGGCCGAGTTCCCCCACCTCGTGCGACTGGTCGACCACAACCAGTTCGACACGATCTACCACGAGCACTTTTCGTACCTGTCGTTCACGGCCGTTGAGCGCGTGTTCGAGCGGCACGGACTCGTCCTGTTCGACGTGGAGGAACTGCCGACGCACGGTGGGTCGCTCCGCATCTACGCCCGCCACGCGGCCGACGCCTCGAAGCCGCTGACCGCCCGCGCGATCGAACTCAGAGCCCGCGAGCAGGCCTGGGGCGTCGACGACCTCGCGACGTACGCCCGGTTCGCGGAGCAGGTGCGCGAGACGAAGCGCGGCCTCCTCGACTTCCTGATCCGGGCCCGCCGCGACGGCAAGACGGTCGTCGGCTACGGCGCGCCCGGCAAGGGCAACACGCTCCTCAACTACTGCGGCATCCGGACCGATCTCTTGGACTACACCGTCGACCGGAACCCGTACAAGCAGGGGACCTACACGCCCGGCGCCCGCATCCCCGTCCACGCGCCGGAGCGGATTTTTGAGACCCGCCCGGACTACGTGCTCATCCTGCCGTGGAACCTCCGCGACGAGATCTCGGCCCAGATGGCCGGCATCCGGGAGTGGGGCGGCCAGTTCGTCGTGCCGATTCCGGAGATCGAGGTCTTTTGA
- a CDS encoding NAD-dependent epimerase/dehydratase family protein — protein MRILLTGHDGYIGTVLAPILRDAGHEVRGLDAGLFSACAFGLQPDPVPGVRRDVRDAIPADLDGFDAVVHLANLSNDPLGNLRPGLTEAINADASVRLATLAREAGVSRFVFASSCSLYGAAGQDAVTETAAFRPVTPYGQAKVDAEAGIRPLASDGFSPVYLRNATVYGVSPRLRFDLVVNNLTAWAVSTGAIRMKSDGTPWRPLVHVEDVSRAVLAALEAPREAVHDEAFNVGREGENYQIRDVATIVGDEVPGCEVTFADGASPDTRSYRVSFAKIAERLPDWRPTWTVRDGVRQVRDALEGLDLPPEVFEGPRYSRIAHLESLLASGALAPDLRRTTWPASGDGAATPAPALANA, from the coding sequence ATGCGCATCCTCCTCACGGGCCACGACGGCTACATCGGCACCGTCCTCGCTCCGATCCTCCGCGACGCCGGACACGAGGTCCGCGGCCTCGACGCCGGTCTGTTCTCGGCGTGCGCCTTCGGCCTCCAGCCCGATCCCGTCCCCGGCGTCCGTCGCGACGTCCGCGATGCGATCCCCGCCGACCTCGACGGGTTCGACGCCGTCGTGCACCTCGCGAACCTCTCGAACGACCCGCTCGGGAACCTCCGGCCCGGCCTCACGGAGGCCATCAACGCCGACGCCAGCGTCCGCCTCGCGACCCTCGCACGGGAGGCCGGCGTGTCGCGGTTCGTGTTCGCCTCCTCCTGCAGCCTCTACGGCGCGGCCGGCCAGGACGCCGTGACCGAGACGGCGGCCTTCCGCCCCGTCACGCCCTACGGCCAGGCCAAGGTCGACGCCGAGGCGGGCATCCGGCCGCTCGCGAGCGACGGCTTCTCGCCGGTCTACCTCCGCAACGCGACGGTCTACGGCGTGAGCCCGCGGCTCCGGTTCGACCTCGTCGTGAACAACCTCACGGCCTGGGCGGTGTCGACCGGCGCCATCCGGATGAAAAGTGACGGGACGCCCTGGCGGCCGCTCGTCCATGTCGAGGACGTGAGCCGGGCCGTGCTCGCGGCGCTGGAGGCGCCCCGCGAGGCCGTCCACGACGAGGCGTTCAACGTGGGGCGCGAGGGCGAGAACTACCAGATCCGCGACGTGGCGACGATCGTGGGAGACGAGGTCCCCGGCTGCGAGGTCACGTTCGCCGACGGCGCCTCGCCGGACACGCGCTCGTACCGCGTGAGCTTCGCCAAGATCGCCGAGCGCCTGCCCGACTGGCGCCCGACGTGGACCGTCCGCGACGGCGTGCGCCAGGTGCGCGACGCCCTGGAAGGGCTCGACCTCCCGCCGGAGGTCTTCGAGGGGCCGCGCTACTCGCGGATCGCCCATCTCGAGAGCCTGTTGGCCTCCGGCGCGCTCGCGCCCGACCTCCGCCGGACGACCTGGCCCGCCTCGGGCGACGGCGCGGCCACCCCGGCGCCCGCCCTCGCCAACGCCTAG
- a CDS encoding WecB/TagA/CpsF family glycosyltransferase has protein sequence MSAISILGVRFDARSTGQSADQILDWARAGEARYACFSNAHSVVEALDDPSFADALNRADLNLPDGMSIVREMRARGGDQPDRVYGPDTMLEVARRAAGDAVPVALYGSSPEVIDRLRRRLPLRAPGLRIVEAISPPFRPLSPEEDEADVQRLRDSGARIVFVGLGCPRQERWCADHADRIGAVCLGVGAAFDFHAGLLRQAPAVLQQAGLEWAFRLAMEPRRLWRRYSRVVPRFVLSTARERVLQPSPSLT, from the coding sequence ATGTCCGCCATCTCGATCCTCGGCGTCCGCTTCGACGCGCGCTCGACCGGCCAGTCCGCCGACCAGATCCTCGACTGGGCCCGCGCCGGCGAGGCCCGCTACGCCTGCTTCTCCAACGCTCACAGCGTCGTCGAGGCCCTTGACGACCCCTCGTTCGCCGACGCGCTCAACCGCGCGGACCTCAACCTGCCCGACGGGATGAGCATCGTGCGCGAGATGCGCGCGCGCGGCGGGGACCAACCGGACCGCGTCTACGGTCCGGACACGATGCTGGAAGTCGCGCGGCGCGCGGCCGGGGACGCCGTACCGGTCGCGCTCTACGGCTCGTCGCCGGAGGTCATCGATCGGCTCCGGCGGCGGCTCCCGCTGCGCGCGCCGGGCCTCCGGATCGTCGAGGCCATCTCGCCGCCCTTCCGTCCCCTCAGCCCTGAGGAAGACGAGGCCGACGTCCAGAGGCTCCGCGACTCCGGCGCCCGGATCGTGTTCGTCGGACTCGGGTGTCCGCGTCAGGAGCGGTGGTGCGCCGACCACGCCGACCGCATCGGCGCGGTGTGCCTCGGTGTGGGGGCCGCCTTCGACTTTCACGCGGGGCTGCTTCGGCAGGCGCCGGCCGTCCTCCAGCAGGCGGGGCTCGAATGGGCGTTCCGGCTGGCGATGGAGCCCCGGAGGCTCTGGCGCCGCTACAGCCGCGTCGTCCCGCGGTTCGTCCTCTCGACCGCCCGAGAGCGAGTCCTCCAGCCGTCTCCGTCGCTCACGTGA
- a CDS encoding glycosyltransferase family protein → MIDSPSRCPSSPLAHVVYALCGHGRGHSSRARAVAEALRPRGHRVSFAADTPAADRLSEAGAVYRVPGLRQVLRRNRVRMLATARANLDLTWRSPEIIAEAARWLERVGADVVVADHEPFVGRAAASVGVPVVALSHQLVLTEARPRAPLRHLPAALGTALGIGILAPPGPAAQVVPSFFFPPPRAGSDAVFVPPILRNDVLAARSRAGGRLLVYVNEGDGMTPLLDALAEVRVPADVYGLDPDMEAPEGVRLRAPSRAGFLADLAACRAVVATAGFTLLSEALHLGKPVLALPNAGFFEQTVNALALRDQGRGEAVFGDLTAKALRGFLDRAEAYRRGATSDGAVGREQAADAIERVLGIAPRCAVPEPLAEAA, encoded by the coding sequence TTGATTGACTCCCCTTCTCGCTGCCCCTCTTCCCCGCTGGCCCACGTCGTCTACGCGCTCTGCGGCCACGGCCGCGGGCATTCGTCACGCGCGCGCGCCGTCGCCGAGGCCCTCCGCCCGCGCGGCCACCGCGTCTCGTTCGCCGCCGACACGCCGGCCGCCGACCGGCTGTCGGAGGCGGGCGCCGTCTACCGCGTGCCCGGCCTCCGACAGGTCCTCCGCCGCAACCGCGTTCGGATGCTGGCCACGGCCCGCGCCAACCTCGACCTCACGTGGCGGAGCCCCGAGATCATCGCCGAGGCGGCCCGCTGGCTGGAGCGCGTCGGCGCCGACGTGGTCGTGGCGGACCACGAGCCGTTCGTCGGGCGAGCCGCCGCGTCGGTCGGCGTGCCGGTCGTCGCCCTCAGCCACCAGCTCGTGCTGACCGAGGCCCGGCCGCGCGCACCGCTCCGCCACCTCCCGGCCGCGCTCGGGACGGCCCTCGGCATCGGCATCCTCGCCCCGCCCGGACCGGCCGCACAGGTCGTCCCGTCGTTCTTCTTCCCGCCACCGCGGGCCGGGAGCGACGCCGTGTTCGTCCCGCCGATCCTCCGCAACGACGTGCTGGCGGCCCGGTCGCGCGCCGGCGGCCGGCTCCTCGTCTACGTCAACGAGGGCGACGGCATGACCCCCCTCCTCGACGCGCTCGCCGAGGTCCGCGTGCCCGCCGACGTGTACGGGCTCGACCCCGACATGGAGGCCCCGGAGGGCGTCCGCCTTCGCGCGCCGTCGCGCGCCGGCTTCCTGGCCGACCTCGCCGCGTGCCGCGCCGTCGTCGCCACGGCCGGCTTCACGCTGCTGTCCGAGGCGCTCCACCTCGGCAAGCCCGTGCTCGCCCTGCCCAACGCCGGGTTCTTCGAACAGACCGTCAACGCGCTGGCGCTCCGTGACCAGGGGCGTGGCGAGGCCGTGTTCGGCGACCTCACGGCCAAGGCCCTCCGAGGCTTCTTGGACCGCGCCGAGGCATACCGGCGGGGCGCAACTTCGGATGGGGCCGTCGGCCGTGAGCAGGCCGCCGACGCGATCGAGCGGGTCCTCGGCATCGCCCCCCGCTGCGCCGTTCCCGAACCGCTCGCCGAGGCGGCCTAG
- a CDS encoding aminotransferase class I/II-fold pyridoxal phosphate-dependent enzyme — protein sequence MTLPDFHGQQPTGPTPDPASRPKASVFDKATRFFDPEGDYVKVTEAGLYPYFRAIEVNEGSRAVMDGRETIMAGSNNYLGLTSDPRVVQAAKDAVDRYGTGCTGSRFLNGTLDLHLELEERLAAFMRKEACVLFSTGYMTNQGLLQSVAQRGDVIFSDKDNHACILAGQQVSAAETVRYRHNDLDHLRTFLQRTSEERPEAGKLIVTDGVFSMSGTLAKVPELVALAEEFGAALMLDDAHAVGVVGDGGRGSASVFGLEDRVDLTTGTFSKSFSSLGGFAVGDETVIEYVRHTASTHIFSASMPPSAVATVLACLDILETEPERLDRLQEISDFMRDGFRALGFDVWASQTPIIPVVIGEMYRCFEFWKDLLDAGVFANAVIPPAVPKGQSLMRTSYMATHTDAELQTVLDAFEQVGLKHGIIAPGGKPGPAMTNGRA from the coding sequence ATGACCCTCCCCGACTTCCACGGCCAGCAGCCGACCGGCCCCACGCCCGACCCCGCGTCGCGGCCCAAGGCCTCGGTCTTCGACAAGGCCACCCGCTTCTTCGACCCGGAGGGCGACTACGTCAAGGTCACGGAGGCCGGGCTCTACCCCTACTTCCGGGCCATCGAGGTCAACGAGGGGAGCCGGGCGGTGATGGACGGCCGGGAGACCATCATGGCCGGGTCGAACAACTACCTCGGCCTGACGAGCGACCCGCGCGTGGTGCAGGCGGCGAAGGACGCCGTCGACCGGTACGGGACGGGGTGCACGGGGAGCCGCTTCCTGAACGGCACGCTCGACCTCCACCTCGAGCTCGAGGAGCGCCTCGCGGCGTTCATGCGGAAGGAGGCCTGCGTCCTGTTCTCGACCGGCTACATGACGAACCAGGGCCTGCTGCAGTCGGTGGCCCAGCGCGGCGACGTCATCTTCTCCGACAAGGACAACCACGCCTGCATCCTGGCCGGCCAGCAGGTCTCGGCCGCCGAGACCGTCCGCTACCGGCACAACGACCTCGACCACCTCCGGACGTTCCTCCAGCGGACCTCCGAGGAGCGGCCCGAGGCGGGCAAGCTCATCGTCACCGACGGCGTGTTCTCGATGTCGGGGACGCTCGCGAAGGTGCCGGAGCTCGTGGCCCTCGCCGAGGAGTTCGGAGCGGCGCTGATGCTCGACGACGCCCACGCCGTCGGCGTCGTCGGCGACGGCGGGCGCGGCTCGGCGAGCGTGTTCGGGCTGGAGGACCGGGTCGACCTCACGACGGGGACGTTCTCGAAGAGCTTCTCGTCGCTCGGCGGGTTCGCCGTGGGCGACGAGACCGTGATCGAGTACGTCCGCCACACGGCCTCGACCCACATCTTCTCGGCCTCGATGCCGCCCTCGGCCGTGGCGACGGTCCTGGCCTGCCTCGACATCCTCGAGACGGAGCCCGAGCGGCTCGACCGGCTCCAGGAGATCTCGGACTTCATGCGCGACGGGTTCCGGGCGCTGGGCTTCGACGTGTGGGCCTCGCAGACGCCGATCATCCCGGTCGTCATCGGCGAGATGTACCGGTGCTTCGAGTTCTGGAAGGACCTCCTCGACGCGGGCGTGTTCGCCAACGCCGTGATCCCGCCGGCCGTCCCCAAGGGCCAGTCGCTCATGCGGACGAGCTACATGGCGACGCACACCGACGCCGAGCTCCAGACGGTCCTCGACGCGTTCGAGCAGGTCGGGCTGAAGCACGGGATCATCGCGCCCGGCGGCAAGCCCGGGCCGGCGATGACGAACGGGCGGGCCTAG
- a CDS encoding GNAT family N-acetyltransferase, producing the protein MPDVTVRPVRSAADRKAFLDFPYGLYAGERHFVPPLRMDQKNVLDPTKNPFFEHGAVERFLAERGGEVVGRIAAIENGQHLTKYADGNGFFGFFDVVEDYAVAEALLDAAAGWLRERGLTGVRGPTNPTMNDVAGLLVGGFDRPPSILLPYNFPYYEGFLERWGFARAMTMWAFYVHEAYINKDRMERGAQIVQRRNPGITVRSLDPKQFDEDVAAAMRIYNRAWAENWGHVPYTEPEALHLAKEMKPVIEEDLFLFAELDGEPIAFAASLPNLNQALKHLPRGRLASLGLPKVLGTWKLGGVYEIRMALMGVLPEHRNLGLDALLIHHTIVNGQRDGYQAAELSWVLDVNKPLINALEKLGCTRDKEYAMFEASL; encoded by the coding sequence ATGCCCGACGTCACCGTCCGCCCCGTCCGCTCTGCCGCCGACCGAAAGGCGTTCCTCGACTTCCCGTACGGCCTCTACGCGGGCGAACGGCACTTCGTCCCGCCGCTGCGGATGGACCAGAAGAACGTGCTGGACCCGACGAAGAACCCCTTCTTCGAGCACGGGGCCGTCGAGCGGTTCCTGGCTGAGCGCGGCGGCGAGGTCGTCGGGCGGATCGCGGCCATCGAGAACGGGCAGCACCTCACGAAGTACGCCGACGGGAACGGCTTCTTCGGCTTCTTCGACGTGGTCGAGGACTACGCCGTGGCCGAGGCGCTCCTCGACGCCGCGGCCGGGTGGCTCCGCGAGCGCGGCCTCACGGGCGTCCGGGGGCCGACGAACCCGACCATGAACGACGTGGCCGGGCTCCTCGTGGGCGGCTTCGACCGGCCCCCGTCGATCCTCCTCCCGTACAACTTCCCGTATTACGAGGGCTTCCTCGAGCGGTGGGGCTTCGCGCGGGCCATGACGATGTGGGCGTTCTACGTCCACGAGGCGTACATCAACAAGGACCGGATGGAGCGGGGGGCGCAGATCGTCCAGCGCCGGAATCCGGGGATCACGGTCCGCTCGCTCGATCCGAAGCAGTTCGACGAAGATGTCGCGGCGGCGATGCGGATCTACAACCGGGCGTGGGCCGAGAACTGGGGCCACGTGCCGTACACCGAGCCCGAGGCCCTCCACCTCGCCAAGGAGATGAAGCCGGTGATCGAAGAGGACCTGTTCCTGTTCGCCGAGCTCGACGGGGAGCCCATCGCGTTCGCCGCCTCGCTGCCGAACCTGAACCAGGCGCTGAAGCACCTGCCGCGCGGCCGGCTCGCCTCGCTGGGTCTGCCGAAGGTGCTGGGCACGTGGAAGCTCGGCGGCGTCTACGAGATCCGGATGGCGCTGATGGGCGTCCTCCCGGAGCACCGGAACCTCGGCCTCGACGCGCTCCTCATCCACCACACGATCGTGAACGGCCAGCGCGACGGGTACCAGGCGGCCGAGCTGTCGTGGGTCCTCGACGTCAACAAGCCGCTCATCAACGCGCTCGAGAAGCTGGGCTGCACGCGGGACAAGGAGTACGCGATGTTCGAGGCGAGCCTGTGA
- a CDS encoding NAD(P)/FAD-dependent oxidoreductase — translation MPTLLIVGGGHASLPLLAHARKLAEAAGAEVVLVSDRPELWYSGMTPEWLGGVYTRADVTVPLGPICEREGVRFEVGRAVAIDRDAREVELADGRRERYDVLAIDIGAVNPGRDEGDGTVRTKPLWRIEDLGRFLEEDASDGADRRLVIVGGGAAGVEVALNVTARPGLGTLGVMVVEPADRLCSGLPARFGAWAADALRQRRATLRLGSQVETADTDGVRLRSGETLPADAVLWATGSVGSPLLGEAGLAVTERGFARVDRGLRSVSDGRIFVAGDAAAVEGHEDLARIGVHAVKQGPVLRENVARALAALADRRDPAGAGLQPFRPYPVAPLLVSTGEPTAWWLAGPVALHNGPVLRLKHAVDRRWIDRYRGGASYDGHWDARSASGRG, via the coding sequence ATGCCGACGTTGCTGATCGTCGGCGGCGGCCACGCGAGCCTGCCGCTCCTCGCCCACGCCCGAAAGCTCGCCGAAGCGGCCGGGGCCGAGGTCGTCCTCGTCTCCGACCGGCCGGAGCTGTGGTACTCGGGGATGACGCCCGAGTGGCTCGGCGGCGTCTATACTCGCGCCGACGTGACGGTCCCGCTCGGGCCGATCTGCGAACGCGAGGGCGTCCGGTTCGAGGTCGGCCGCGCCGTCGCCATCGACCGCGACGCCCGAGAGGTCGAACTCGCCGACGGGCGTCGCGAGCGCTACGACGTGTTGGCGATCGACATCGGCGCGGTCAACCCGGGGCGGGACGAGGGAGACGGGACCGTTCGGACGAAGCCGCTGTGGCGGATCGAGGACCTCGGCCGGTTCCTGGAGGAGGACGCCTCGGACGGCGCCGACCGCCGGCTCGTGATCGTCGGCGGAGGCGCGGCGGGCGTCGAGGTGGCGCTCAATGTGACCGCCCGGCCCGGCCTCGGCACACTGGGGGTCATGGTCGTCGAACCGGCCGACCGGCTGTGCTCCGGCCTCCCCGCCCGGTTCGGCGCCTGGGCCGCCGACGCGCTCCGCCAACGCCGCGCCACCCTCCGCCTCGGGAGCCAGGTCGAGACGGCCGACACTGACGGCGTCCGGCTCCGGTCCGGCGAGACGCTGCCGGCCGACGCCGTGCTCTGGGCCACGGGGTCGGTCGGTAGCCCGCTGCTCGGCGAGGCCGGACTGGCCGTCACCGAACGGGGCTTCGCGCGGGTCGACCGCGGCCTCCGGTCCGTGTCGGACGGGCGGATCTTCGTGGCCGGCGACGCCGCAGCGGTGGAGGGCCACGAAGACTTGGCGCGGATCGGCGTCCACGCCGTGAAGCAGGGGCCGGTGCTCCGCGAGAACGTGGCCCGCGCGCTCGCGGCGCTCGCCGACCGGCGCGATCCGGCGGGCGCCGGGCTCCAGCCGTTCCGCCCCTACCCCGTCGCCCCCCTCCTCGTCTCGACGGGCGAGCCGACCGCGTGGTGGCTGGCGGGGCCCGTCGCGCTCCACAACGGGCCCGTCCTCCGCCTCAAGCACGCGGTCGACCGCCGCTGGATCGACCGGTATCGCGGCGGGGCCTCGTACGACGGCCACTGGGACGCCCGGAGCGCGTCCGGCCGGGGCTAG
- a CDS encoding response regulator has translation MNTPLRVVLAEDHTLLRALLRSTLGASPGIEVVGEAATGTEAVRLVRSVQPDVLVLDVELAGGIDGVEVAARVAAGSCRVLAFSSHNDPVHVAHLLRAGAAGYLSKEAPVSEIAEAIWAVAAGESRWFAAALDTPALLTADESEALRHFATGGRPETLALSLGTSAESAMEVLSGLYVKLGASSWYEALAHGWGLGLIRSSRVSEDRGHAYSIRSNVPGHASAASVGSYGL, from the coding sequence ATGAACACCCCACTCCGTGTCGTCCTCGCCGAGGATCACACGCTCCTCCGGGCCCTGCTCCGGTCCACCCTCGGGGCCTCCCCGGGCATCGAGGTCGTCGGGGAGGCGGCCACGGGCACCGAGGCCGTCCGCCTCGTCCGGTCCGTCCAGCCCGACGTCCTCGTCCTCGACGTCGAACTGGCCGGCGGGATCGACGGCGTCGAGGTGGCCGCGCGGGTCGCCGCCGGGTCCTGTCGCGTCCTCGCGTTCTCGTCCCACAACGACCCCGTCCACGTGGCCCACCTCCTCCGGGCCGGCGCCGCCGGGTACCTCTCGAAGGAGGCGCCCGTTTCGGAGATCGCTGAGGCAATTTGGGCAGTCGCTGCAGGCGAGAGCCGGTGGTTCGCCGCTGCCCTCGACACGCCTGCGCTCCTGACGGCCGACGAGTCGGAGGCGCTCCGGCACTTCGCGACGGGCGGTCGGCCCGAAACGCTCGCGCTCTCCCTCGGGACGAGCGCGGAGTCAGCCATGGAGGTTCTCTCGGGACTCTACGTCAAGCTCGGCGCCAGCTCGTGGTACGAGGCGCTCGCGCACGGCTGGGGCCTCGGGCTCATCCGCTCCAGCCGCGTGAGCGAGGACCGGGGCCACGCCTATTCGATCCGCTCGAACGTGCCGGGGCACGCGAGCGCCGCCAGCGTCGGGTCGTACGGGCTGTAG